A single region of the Betta splendens chromosome 12, fBetSpl5.4, whole genome shotgun sequence genome encodes:
- the erbin gene encoding erbin isoform X1, which produces MSKRSLFVRLVPCRCLRGEEEIVTSLDYSHCSLETVPKEIFSFEKTLQELYLDANQIEELPKQLFNCQLLHRLSMPDNDLTVLPATIANLINLRELDVSKNSIQEFPENIKNCKTLAIVEASVNPISKLPEGFTQLLSLTQLYLNDAFLEFLPASFGRLTKLQILELRENQLKMLPKSMQKLTQLERLDLGSNEFAEVPEVLEQLTGLKELWMDGNKLTFLPGMLGMLKQLVYLDVSKNTLEMVDEQICGCESLQDLLLSNNALTQLPGSIGSLKKLTALKVDENQLMYLPDSVGGLTALDELDCSFNEIEALPTTVGQCVNIRTFAADHNFLSQLPTEMGNWKNATVLFLHSNKLESLPEEMGDMENLKVINLSNNKLKNLPYSFTKLNQMTAMWLSENQSKPLIPLQKEEDPETHKTVLTNYMFPQQTRTEDYIPNSDSESFNPTLWEEQRKHRAQVAFECDEDKDERETPPREGNLKRYPTPYPDELKNMVKTAQSVAHRLKEDESGDESGKALKLNERNHVGVQDIGVKVIETPCLNGTASYVEPQISLQNSSLSESKDTSESYSSQKVLLKSSEGSMLNHEDTLEESEELSDEEEMKIAEMRPPLIEISINQPKVVTLSKDKKDDADSLLDDTVANSNQNNSNCSSPSRMSDSVSLTTDSSQDNSLCTPEREAKMPFLPKSRQEDENMNQPKDTTPLLHNGNGSETSIQALLKSQRSPPGKLGDYDLTMEARLAFIEKGINNGIGDTYTKWDQINMNVAKLPADNMVQFDELDRAKNGSVTHRDLDSKQGFSNDNMEHLQNGNQQVSDCINSLGNKSQAVRVETSAVHVASTGITANSDMSLSRSTEELSPEKRCHPPQVMKSHSVSNIESGGMRLYSFDCDESYDTAAVTRMAGAGPGPGAQGQSIVRSKSASQLLNDQALQVHPGSSASSSDLLSSSKPPVSTSRYPVSSSMAMGIPPPQYNIQYTSTAMPKDALWAQRTPVPPEQQGYLPPPPHSLANTNYSNRNQAPPYPLQPQQRGPTMAPKPSEDMWAKTGGQPRSSTLQRQSSTTSTASMGNPRRMPDGDYMTYRDIHTLARGPLAMSQAMQRPLSARTYSIDVPGASRPVSARPQPHELPERTMSVSDFNYQHSSPSKRPNTRVKSEHSLLDGPGQMPGGVGTGRVPADWRDQVMRHIEAKKMEKNALSRSYNSNNAPLSWSHYGSCRDMHASQGSLVFSARDRQPYGALGFCDDVFGPGPQSYTMDPHRKVPLMNGQMGPSVRPQISQTPIVRHPSREQLIDYLMLKVSQQPQGPPRFPQDTVQQEIRVKVEKNPELGFSISGGVGGRGNPFRPDDNGIFVTRVQPEGPASKILQPGDKIIQANGYSFVNIDHGYAVSLLKTFPNTVDMIIIREMQA; this is translated from the exons ATGTCCAAGCGGAGTTTATTTGTTCGCCTGGTGCCGTGCCGCTGCTTGCGGGGTGAGGAGGAGATAGTAACATCGCTGGACTACTCCCACTGCAGCCTGGAGACTGTTCCTAAGGAGATCTTTAGCTTTGAGAAGACCCTGCAGGAACTCTACCTCGATGCCAACCAGATTGAGGAACTGCCCAAA caaCTGTTTAACTGCCAGTTACTCCATCGACTGAGCATGCCAGATAATGACCTAACAGTGTTGCCTGCAACGATCGCAAACCTCATCAATCTCAGGGAGCTTGATGTCAGCAAAAACA GTATTCAAGAGTTTCCTGAAAACATAAAGAATTGCAAAACCCTAGCGATCGTAGAAGCCAGCGTGAATCCCATATCAAA GCTCCCTGAAGGCTTCACCCAGCTTCTAAGTCTGACTCAGCTCTACCTGAATGATGCCTTCCTGGAGTTCCTACCAGCCAGCTTTGGGAG GTTGACTAAACTTCAAATATTGGAACTGAGGGAGAACCAATTAAAGATGCTGCCAAA GAGCATGCAGAAGCTCACACAGCTGGAGAGATTGGACCTGGGGAGTAATGAGTTTGCTGAAGTG CCTGaggtgctggagcagctgacTGGACTCAAAGAGCTGTGGATGGACGGGAACAAACTAACGTTTTTACCTGGG ATGCTAGGAATGCTGAAACAGCTGGTGTACCTGGATGTGTCCAAAAACACCCTGGAGATGGTGGATGAGCAAATATGTGGCTGTGAGAGTCTGCAGGACCTCCTGCTCTCCAACAATGCGCTCACACAGCTGCCTGGCTCCATTG GCTCACTGAAGAAACTGACTGCACTGAAGGTGGATGAGAACCAGCTGATGTACTTGCCAGACTCTGTTGGAGG GTTGACGGCACTCGACGAGCTGGACTGCAGTTTCAATGAGATTGAAGCTCTGCCCACGACCGTTGGCCAGTGTGTCAACATCCGCACCTTTGCAGCAGATCACAACTTTCTGTCCCAGCTTCCCACTGAG ATGGGAAACTGGAAAAATGCAACTGTGCTGTTCCTGCATTCCAACAAGCTGGAGTCTTTGCCTGAGGAGATGGGTGACATGGAGAATCTCAAAGTCATCAATCTCAGCAACAACAA ATTGAAGAATCTTCCCTACAGTTTTACTAAACTAAACCAGATGACTGCGATGTGGCTGTCTGAAAATCAG tcaAAGCCCCTGATCCCACTCCAGAAAGAGGAAGATCCAGAGACGCACAAAACTGTCCTGACTAACTACATGTTCCCCCAGCAAACCAGAACCGAGGACT ACATTCCTAACTCGGACTCTGAGAGTTTTAACCCGACTCTGTGGGAGGAGCAGCGCAAACACCGAGCTCAGGTGGCTTTTGAGTGTGACGAGGACAAAGATGAGAGAGAAACGCCTCCAAGG GAGGGCAATTTGAAGCGCTACCCCACACCGTACCCGGATGAGCTGAAGAACATGGTGAAGACGGCCCAGTCTGTGGCCCACAGGCTGAAGGAGGACGAGTCAGGTGACGAGTCTGGAAAGGCTCTAAAACTGAATGAGAGGAACCACGTTGGAGTGCAGGACATAGGAGTTAAG GTTATCGAGACCCCCTGTCTCAATGGCACAGCCTCATACGTGGAGCCCCAAATATCTCTCCAGAATTCCTCCCTTTCAGAATCAAAAGACACTTCTGAGAGTTACAGCTCTCAGAAAGTCCTTCTTAAGTCTTCAGAGGGCTCAATGTTGAACCACGAGGACACGCTGGAG GAATCTGAGGAGCTGTCAGATGAAGAGGAGATGAAAATTGCAGAAATGAGGCCTCCTCTTATTGAGATCTCTATCAACCAACCTAAAGTAGTGACTTTAAGTAAGGATAAAAAAG ATGATGCAGACTCTTTGCTGGATGATACAGTGGCCAACAGCAACCAGAACAACAGCAACTGTTCGTCTCCATCACGCATGTCTGACTCGGTATCTCTGACGACGGACAGCAGTCAGGACAACTCTCTGTGCACCCCTGAGAGGGAGGCAAAGATGCCCTTCCTACCAAAAAGCCG GCAAGAAGATGAGAATATGAACCAGCCCAAAGACACCACTCCTCTCCTCCATAATGGTAATGGCTCGGAAACATCTATTCAGGCCCTTTTAAAATCACAGCGGTCCCCACCAGGGAAGCTGGGTGATTATGACCTGACCATGGAAGCCAGGCTGGCCTTCATTGAGAAGGGGATTAATAATGGCATAGGAGACACCTACACCAAATGGGACCAGATCAATATGAATGTGGCCAAGCTGCCAGCTGACAATATGGTTCAGTTCGACGAGCTGGACAGAGCCAAGAATGGTTCAGTAACCCACAGGGACTTGGACAGCAAGCAGGGTTTTAGCAATGACAACATGGAGCATTTACAAAATGGAAACCAGCAGGTCAGTGACTGCATCAATAGTCTGGGGAACAAAAGCCAAGCGGTGAGAGTGGAGACATCTGCTGTGCATGTGGCTTCGACAGGCATAACAGCCAACAGTGACATGTCTCTGTCCCGCAGCACAGAGGAACTGTCTCCAGAGAAAAGGTGCCATCCCCCACAGGTGATGAAGTCACACAGTGTCAGTAACATAGAGAGCGGGGGCATGAGGCTGTATTCCTTTGACTGCGATGAGTCGTATGACACGGCAGCGGTGACCAGGATGGCAGGGGCCGGCCCTGGGCCAGGAGCTCAGGGTCAGAGCATAGTCAGGAGCAAGTCGGCCAGTCAGCTACTCAACGACCAGGCTCTCCAGGTGCACCCCGGCTCCTCGGCGTCGTCGTCAGATCTGCTCTCGAGCTCTAAGCCTCCTGTCAGCACCAGCAGATATCCGGTCTCCTCCAGCATGGCTATGGGCATCCCTCCACCTCAgtataacatacagtacacaagcaCTGCCATGCCAAAAGATGCGCTCTGGGCTCAGAGGACGCCTGTTCCCCCAGAACAACAAGGctacctccctcctcctccacactcgCTAGCCAACACCAACTACTCCAACCGTAATCAGGCGCCTCCTTACCCTCTGCAGCCCCAACAGAGAGGGCCCACAATGGCTCCCAAACCCTCTGAGGACATGTGGGCTAAGACTGGTGGTCAGCCCAGAAGCAGCACCCTACAAAGGCAAAGCAGCACCACGTCCACAGCCTCCATGGGCAACCCGAGGCGTATGCCTGACGGGGACTACATGACCTACCGAGACATTCACACCCTTGCTAGGGGGCCGCTGGCGATGAGCCAGGCCATGCAGAGGCCCCTCTCAGCCCGCACCTACAGCATCGATGTGCCCGGAGCTTCCAGGCCCGTCAGCGCCAGACCGCAGCCCCATGAGCTTCCGGAGAGGACCATGTCCGTCAGTGACTTTAACTACCAGCACAGTAGCCCCAGCAAGAGGCCCAACACCAGGGTGAAGTCTGAGCACTCACTGCTGGACGGGCCGGGACAGATGCCGGGGGGAGTGGGAACAGGAAGGGTGCCAGCGGACTGGAGGGACCAGGTGATGCGGCACATAGAGGCCAAGAAAATGGAGAAG AACGCGCTGTCTCGCTCCTATAATTCCAATAATGCTCCACTGAGCTGGTCTCACTACGGCAGCTGTAGGGATATGCATGCCAGCCAAGGGTCTCTGGTCTTTAGCGCCAGAGACAGGCAGCCCTACGGAGCTCTGGGCTTCTGC GATGATGTGTTTGGACCGGGGCCGCAGAGCTACACTATGGACCCCCACAGAAAA GTGCCTTTGATGAATGGTCAGATGGGCCCTTCCGTTCGTCCCCAGATCAGCCAGACACCCATCGTCCGCCACCCTTCTAGGGAGCAGCTCATCGATTACCTGATGCTCAAAGTCTCCCAGCAGCCCCAGGGGCCTCCACGATTTCCCCAGGACACGGTGCAGCAAGAG ATCCGCGTGAAAGTGGAGAAGAATCCAGAGCTGGGTTTCAGTATATCAGGAGGAGTGGGAGGCCGGGGAAACCCCTTTCGTCCAGATGACAAT GGGATATTTGTGACAAGAGTTCAACCTGAGGGACCAGCATCCAAGATTCTTCAGCCTGGAGATAAAATTATTCAG GCAAATGGGTACAGCTTTGTGAATATCGATCATGGGTATGCGGTGTCCCTCCTGAAGACCTTTCCCAACACTGTGGATATGATTATCATAAGAGAAATGCAAGCATAG
- the erbin gene encoding erbin isoform X2 has translation MSKRSLFVRLVPCRCLRGEEEIVTSLDYSHCSLETVPKEIFSFEKTLQELYLDANQIEELPKQLFNCQLLHRLSMPDNDLTVLPATIANLINLRELDVSKNSIQEFPENIKNCKTLAIVEASVNPISKLPEGFTQLLSLTQLYLNDAFLEFLPASFGRLTKLQILELRENQLKMLPKSMQKLTQLERLDLGSNEFAEVPEVLEQLTGLKELWMDGNKLTFLPGMLGMLKQLVYLDVSKNTLEMVDEQICGCESLQDLLLSNNALTQLPGSIGSLKKLTALKVDENQLMYLPDSVGGLTALDELDCSFNEIEALPTTVGQCVNIRTFAADHNFLSQLPTEMGNWKNATVLFLHSNKLESLPEEMGDMENLKVINLSNNKLKNLPYSFTKLNQMTAMWLSENQSKPLIPLQKEEDPETHKTVLTNYMFPQQTRTEDYIPNSDSESFNPTLWEEQRKHRAQVAFECDEDKDERETPPREGNLKRYPTPYPDELKNMVKTAQSVAHRLKEDESGDESGKALKLNERNHVGVQDIGVKVIETPCLNGTASYVEPQISLQNSSLSESKDTSESYSSQKVLLKSSEGSMLNHEDTLEESEELSDEEEMKIAEMRPPLIEISINQPKVVTLSKDKKDDADSLLDDTVANSNQNNSNCSSPSRMSDSVSLTTDSSQDNSLCTPEREAKMPFLPKSRQEDENMNQPKDTTPLLHNGNGSETSIQALLKSQRSPPGKLGDYDLTMEARLAFIEKGINNGIGDTYTKWDQINMNVAKLPADNMVQFDELDRAKNGSVTHRDLDSKQGFSNDNMEHLQNGNQQVSDCINSLGNKSQAVRVETSAVHVASTGITANSDMSLSRSTEELSPEKRCHPPQVMKSHSVSNIESGGMRLYSFDCDESYDTAAVTRMAGAGPGPGAQGQSIVRSKSASQLLNDQALQVHPGSSASSSDLLSSSKPPVSTSRYPVSSSMAMGIPPPQYNIQYTSTAMPKDALWAQRTPVPPEQQGYLPPPPHSLANTNYSNRNQAPPYPLQPQQRGPTMAPKPSEDMWAKTGGQPRSSTLQRQSSTTSTASMGNPRRMPDGDYMTYRDIHTLARGPLAMSQAMQRPLSARTYSIDVPGASRPVSARPQPHELPERTMSVSDFNYQHSSPSKRPNTRVKSEHSLLDGPGQMPGGVGTGRVPADWRDQVMRHIEAKKMEKDDVFGPGPQSYTMDPHRKVPLMNGQMGPSVRPQISQTPIVRHPSREQLIDYLMLKVSQQPQGPPRFPQDTVQQEIRVKVEKNPELGFSISGGVGGRGNPFRPDDNGIFVTRVQPEGPASKILQPGDKIIQANGYSFVNIDHGYAVSLLKTFPNTVDMIIIREMQA, from the exons ATGTCCAAGCGGAGTTTATTTGTTCGCCTGGTGCCGTGCCGCTGCTTGCGGGGTGAGGAGGAGATAGTAACATCGCTGGACTACTCCCACTGCAGCCTGGAGACTGTTCCTAAGGAGATCTTTAGCTTTGAGAAGACCCTGCAGGAACTCTACCTCGATGCCAACCAGATTGAGGAACTGCCCAAA caaCTGTTTAACTGCCAGTTACTCCATCGACTGAGCATGCCAGATAATGACCTAACAGTGTTGCCTGCAACGATCGCAAACCTCATCAATCTCAGGGAGCTTGATGTCAGCAAAAACA GTATTCAAGAGTTTCCTGAAAACATAAAGAATTGCAAAACCCTAGCGATCGTAGAAGCCAGCGTGAATCCCATATCAAA GCTCCCTGAAGGCTTCACCCAGCTTCTAAGTCTGACTCAGCTCTACCTGAATGATGCCTTCCTGGAGTTCCTACCAGCCAGCTTTGGGAG GTTGACTAAACTTCAAATATTGGAACTGAGGGAGAACCAATTAAAGATGCTGCCAAA GAGCATGCAGAAGCTCACACAGCTGGAGAGATTGGACCTGGGGAGTAATGAGTTTGCTGAAGTG CCTGaggtgctggagcagctgacTGGACTCAAAGAGCTGTGGATGGACGGGAACAAACTAACGTTTTTACCTGGG ATGCTAGGAATGCTGAAACAGCTGGTGTACCTGGATGTGTCCAAAAACACCCTGGAGATGGTGGATGAGCAAATATGTGGCTGTGAGAGTCTGCAGGACCTCCTGCTCTCCAACAATGCGCTCACACAGCTGCCTGGCTCCATTG GCTCACTGAAGAAACTGACTGCACTGAAGGTGGATGAGAACCAGCTGATGTACTTGCCAGACTCTGTTGGAGG GTTGACGGCACTCGACGAGCTGGACTGCAGTTTCAATGAGATTGAAGCTCTGCCCACGACCGTTGGCCAGTGTGTCAACATCCGCACCTTTGCAGCAGATCACAACTTTCTGTCCCAGCTTCCCACTGAG ATGGGAAACTGGAAAAATGCAACTGTGCTGTTCCTGCATTCCAACAAGCTGGAGTCTTTGCCTGAGGAGATGGGTGACATGGAGAATCTCAAAGTCATCAATCTCAGCAACAACAA ATTGAAGAATCTTCCCTACAGTTTTACTAAACTAAACCAGATGACTGCGATGTGGCTGTCTGAAAATCAG tcaAAGCCCCTGATCCCACTCCAGAAAGAGGAAGATCCAGAGACGCACAAAACTGTCCTGACTAACTACATGTTCCCCCAGCAAACCAGAACCGAGGACT ACATTCCTAACTCGGACTCTGAGAGTTTTAACCCGACTCTGTGGGAGGAGCAGCGCAAACACCGAGCTCAGGTGGCTTTTGAGTGTGACGAGGACAAAGATGAGAGAGAAACGCCTCCAAGG GAGGGCAATTTGAAGCGCTACCCCACACCGTACCCGGATGAGCTGAAGAACATGGTGAAGACGGCCCAGTCTGTGGCCCACAGGCTGAAGGAGGACGAGTCAGGTGACGAGTCTGGAAAGGCTCTAAAACTGAATGAGAGGAACCACGTTGGAGTGCAGGACATAGGAGTTAAG GTTATCGAGACCCCCTGTCTCAATGGCACAGCCTCATACGTGGAGCCCCAAATATCTCTCCAGAATTCCTCCCTTTCAGAATCAAAAGACACTTCTGAGAGTTACAGCTCTCAGAAAGTCCTTCTTAAGTCTTCAGAGGGCTCAATGTTGAACCACGAGGACACGCTGGAG GAATCTGAGGAGCTGTCAGATGAAGAGGAGATGAAAATTGCAGAAATGAGGCCTCCTCTTATTGAGATCTCTATCAACCAACCTAAAGTAGTGACTTTAAGTAAGGATAAAAAAG ATGATGCAGACTCTTTGCTGGATGATACAGTGGCCAACAGCAACCAGAACAACAGCAACTGTTCGTCTCCATCACGCATGTCTGACTCGGTATCTCTGACGACGGACAGCAGTCAGGACAACTCTCTGTGCACCCCTGAGAGGGAGGCAAAGATGCCCTTCCTACCAAAAAGCCG GCAAGAAGATGAGAATATGAACCAGCCCAAAGACACCACTCCTCTCCTCCATAATGGTAATGGCTCGGAAACATCTATTCAGGCCCTTTTAAAATCACAGCGGTCCCCACCAGGGAAGCTGGGTGATTATGACCTGACCATGGAAGCCAGGCTGGCCTTCATTGAGAAGGGGATTAATAATGGCATAGGAGACACCTACACCAAATGGGACCAGATCAATATGAATGTGGCCAAGCTGCCAGCTGACAATATGGTTCAGTTCGACGAGCTGGACAGAGCCAAGAATGGTTCAGTAACCCACAGGGACTTGGACAGCAAGCAGGGTTTTAGCAATGACAACATGGAGCATTTACAAAATGGAAACCAGCAGGTCAGTGACTGCATCAATAGTCTGGGGAACAAAAGCCAAGCGGTGAGAGTGGAGACATCTGCTGTGCATGTGGCTTCGACAGGCATAACAGCCAACAGTGACATGTCTCTGTCCCGCAGCACAGAGGAACTGTCTCCAGAGAAAAGGTGCCATCCCCCACAGGTGATGAAGTCACACAGTGTCAGTAACATAGAGAGCGGGGGCATGAGGCTGTATTCCTTTGACTGCGATGAGTCGTATGACACGGCAGCGGTGACCAGGATGGCAGGGGCCGGCCCTGGGCCAGGAGCTCAGGGTCAGAGCATAGTCAGGAGCAAGTCGGCCAGTCAGCTACTCAACGACCAGGCTCTCCAGGTGCACCCCGGCTCCTCGGCGTCGTCGTCAGATCTGCTCTCGAGCTCTAAGCCTCCTGTCAGCACCAGCAGATATCCGGTCTCCTCCAGCATGGCTATGGGCATCCCTCCACCTCAgtataacatacagtacacaagcaCTGCCATGCCAAAAGATGCGCTCTGGGCTCAGAGGACGCCTGTTCCCCCAGAACAACAAGGctacctccctcctcctccacactcgCTAGCCAACACCAACTACTCCAACCGTAATCAGGCGCCTCCTTACCCTCTGCAGCCCCAACAGAGAGGGCCCACAATGGCTCCCAAACCCTCTGAGGACATGTGGGCTAAGACTGGTGGTCAGCCCAGAAGCAGCACCCTACAAAGGCAAAGCAGCACCACGTCCACAGCCTCCATGGGCAACCCGAGGCGTATGCCTGACGGGGACTACATGACCTACCGAGACATTCACACCCTTGCTAGGGGGCCGCTGGCGATGAGCCAGGCCATGCAGAGGCCCCTCTCAGCCCGCACCTACAGCATCGATGTGCCCGGAGCTTCCAGGCCCGTCAGCGCCAGACCGCAGCCCCATGAGCTTCCGGAGAGGACCATGTCCGTCAGTGACTTTAACTACCAGCACAGTAGCCCCAGCAAGAGGCCCAACACCAGGGTGAAGTCTGAGCACTCACTGCTGGACGGGCCGGGACAGATGCCGGGGGGAGTGGGAACAGGAAGGGTGCCAGCGGACTGGAGGGACCAGGTGATGCGGCACATAGAGGCCAAGAAAATGGAGAAG GATGATGTGTTTGGACCGGGGCCGCAGAGCTACACTATGGACCCCCACAGAAAA GTGCCTTTGATGAATGGTCAGATGGGCCCTTCCGTTCGTCCCCAGATCAGCCAGACACCCATCGTCCGCCACCCTTCTAGGGAGCAGCTCATCGATTACCTGATGCTCAAAGTCTCCCAGCAGCCCCAGGGGCCTCCACGATTTCCCCAGGACACGGTGCAGCAAGAG ATCCGCGTGAAAGTGGAGAAGAATCCAGAGCTGGGTTTCAGTATATCAGGAGGAGTGGGAGGCCGGGGAAACCCCTTTCGTCCAGATGACAAT GGGATATTTGTGACAAGAGTTCAACCTGAGGGACCAGCATCCAAGATTCTTCAGCCTGGAGATAAAATTATTCAG GCAAATGGGTACAGCTTTGTGAATATCGATCATGGGTATGCGGTGTCCCTCCTGAAGACCTTTCCCAACACTGTGGATATGATTATCATAAGAGAAATGCAAGCATAG